A window of the Terriglobales bacterium genome harbors these coding sequences:
- a CDS encoding menaquinone biosynthesis protein codes for MRPVRVSAISFLNTAPLLWDFEHGAPRPEFRLEYTVPSACAEQLRAGAADVGIIPVAAYHAIPDLVIIPEVAIATKRTVRSIVLVSKVPMEEIRTVAADTSSRTSVLLARLLFRKWHGGDREFLPMAPDLGTMLARCDAALLIGDPALTISRSQYLIYDLAEEWHRLTAKPFVFAFWAVRREALAQAPLDLARTFQQSRDHGLQPANLQQLGREWAPRVSLSEVKVVSYLTQNIDYSLDAENLAGMELFFRYAAEAELLPQSRPVEFLAARAGAGTRGQEPQVSV; via the coding sequence ATGCGGCCCGTCCGTGTTTCCGCCATCTCGTTCCTCAACACCGCGCCCCTGCTCTGGGACTTCGAACACGGCGCGCCGCGGCCCGAGTTCCGCCTGGAGTATACGGTGCCCTCGGCCTGCGCCGAGCAGTTGCGCGCCGGCGCGGCAGACGTGGGAATCATCCCCGTGGCCGCCTATCACGCCATTCCCGACCTGGTCATCATCCCCGAGGTAGCCATCGCCACCAAGCGCACCGTGCGCTCCATCGTGCTGGTGAGCAAGGTCCCCATGGAAGAGATCCGCACCGTGGCCGCCGACACCTCTTCGCGGACGTCCGTGCTGCTGGCGCGGCTGCTCTTCCGCAAGTGGCACGGCGGCGACCGCGAGTTCCTCCCCATGGCGCCCGACCTCGGCACGATGCTCGCCCGGTGCGACGCGGCGCTGCTCATCGGCGACCCGGCGCTCACCATCAGCCGCTCCCAGTACCTGATTTACGACCTGGCGGAGGAGTGGCACCGGCTGACGGCAAAACCTTTTGTCTTCGCCTTCTGGGCGGTGCGGCGCGAGGCGCTGGCGCAGGCGCCGCTGGATCTGGCGCGCACCTTCCAGCAGTCGCGCGACCATGGCCTCCAGCCCGCGAACCTTCAGCAGCTCGGCCGCGAGTGGGCGCCGCGCGTCAGCCTCAGCGAAGTCAAGGTGGTCAGTTACCTGACCCAGAACATTGACTATTCGCTGGACGCCGAAAACCTTGCCGGCATGGAGCTGTTCTTCCGCTATGCGGCCGAGGCAGAGCTGCTTCCGCAGTCCCGGCCGGTGGAATTTCTTGCAGCCCGGGCAGGAGCCGGGACGAGAGGACAAGAACCGCAGGTTTCCGTTTAG
- a CDS encoding DNA-processing protein DprA: protein MTEFPVGAFPAPQNFLIRNRIISGLAVGVLVIEAGEYSGTRITARCALEQNREVFAVPGNVTSKGSWGPNTLIKQGVKLVATWEDVFEDLPADARLTLALAGASATESGVTASLFDEEALPPHERRLFALLKPDESTHIDELVEHLEPEISASEIFAALFELELAGKIRQLPGKNFVRSF, encoded by the coding sequence GTGACCGAGTTCCCGGTGGGGGCGTTCCCGGCGCCGCAGAATTTTCTCATCCGCAACCGCATCATCAGCGGGCTGGCGGTGGGAGTGCTGGTGATCGAGGCGGGCGAGTACAGCGGCACGCGCATCACCGCGCGCTGCGCCCTGGAGCAGAACCGCGAAGTCTTCGCCGTCCCCGGCAACGTCACCTCCAAGGGCTCCTGGGGGCCAAACACGCTGATCAAGCAGGGAGTCAAGCTGGTCGCGACCTGGGAAGACGTCTTCGAAGACCTGCCCGCGGACGCGCGTCTCACGCTCGCGCTCGCGGGAGCTTCTGCAACCGAATCCGGGGTGACTGCATCTCTATTCGACGAGGAGGCGCTTCCTCCGCACGAGCGCCGGCTCTTTGCCCTGCTCAAGCCCGACGAGTCCACGCACATCGACGAACTGGTAGAGCACCTGGAGCCGGAGATTTCCGCGTCTGAAATCTTCGCCGCGCTCTTCGAGCTCGAGCTGGCGGGGAAGATCCGCCAGCTCCCAGGCAAGAATTTTGTCAGGAGTTTCTAG
- the topA gene encoding type I DNA topoisomerase yields MPKALVIVESPAKAKTINKYLGKDYEVEASLGHVKDLPKSGLGVDVENDFATELVIIPGKEKVVAMLKKKALKAAAVYLAPDPDREGEAIAAHLAEEFGVTRDSPQAKVPVYRVSFNEITQRAVKEAFEHPRGLDWNLVDAQQARRVLDRLVGYKISPLLWDKVKRGLSAGRVQTVALRFIAEREIEIRAFRKQEYWTIDAVLEGAVPPNFEARFTGRNGERYDKMQIGDEAQAQSLVQPLQKAEWTVASVERREQQRRPLAPFTTSKFQQDASRKLGLPVRVAMGIAQKLYMGVDLGDEGSVGLITYMRTDSVRVANEAIHEARDYITREFGRQNLPEAPNIYRSKKGGATQDAHEAIRPTSVERTPEMARRYLQPNEFRVYNLVWQRFVASQMTPAMYDRTMVEIEAKAGGETANFRVTGSVLKSPGFLAVYEAAKEGKDEADEELEHSLPPLEAGQRLQLQGLKPEQHFTEPPPRYNEASLVKELEERGVGRPSTYAQIISSIQDRGYVIKHERRFAPTETGEVVSELLVKNFGDIFDPNYTARLEEELDDIEEGREKWTVAMGDFYSKLEKDIRIAEKKMENIKTMKKPTSEKCERCGSPMVERWGRHGWFLACSTYDRKKKGSCDFTREKPDKELTVDADTEEEICEECGQPMVLRRGRFGQFLACTSYPKCRTTRRLDQGKRVPDIPLDEKCPQCGRNMVMRHGRFGEFTSCSGYPECKYIKQNFIGMKCPECKQGELVEKKARQRGNLFYGCGRYPECKFTSNWKPVAEKCPQCGSEYLVEKMLKAGPVLACPNARRSESEEDEPRPRARKGKAAGKEAAVKCDYSRPLPAPVAAV; encoded by the coding sequence TTGCCCAAAGCCCTCGTCATCGTCGAATCGCCCGCCAAGGCGAAGACCATCAACAAATATCTCGGCAAGGACTACGAGGTCGAAGCCTCGCTCGGCCACGTCAAAGACCTGCCCAAGAGCGGGCTGGGAGTGGACGTGGAGAACGACTTCGCGACCGAGCTGGTGATCATTCCAGGCAAAGAAAAAGTGGTCGCGATGCTGAAGAAGAAGGCGCTGAAGGCGGCGGCGGTGTACCTGGCGCCCGATCCGGACCGCGAAGGCGAAGCCATCGCCGCGCACCTGGCGGAGGAGTTCGGGGTCACCCGCGACAGCCCGCAGGCCAAAGTGCCGGTGTATCGGGTGAGCTTCAACGAGATCACGCAGCGCGCGGTGAAGGAGGCCTTCGAGCATCCTCGGGGCTTGGATTGGAACCTGGTGGACGCGCAGCAGGCCCGCCGTGTGCTCGACCGCCTGGTGGGATACAAGATCTCTCCCCTGCTTTGGGACAAGGTGAAGCGCGGCCTCTCGGCGGGCCGGGTGCAGACGGTGGCGCTGCGCTTCATCGCGGAGCGGGAGATCGAGATCCGCGCCTTTCGGAAGCAGGAGTACTGGACCATCGACGCCGTCCTGGAAGGGGCGGTCCCGCCGAACTTCGAGGCGCGCTTCACCGGCAGGAACGGCGAGCGCTACGACAAGATGCAGATCGGCGACGAGGCGCAGGCGCAATCCCTGGTGCAGCCGCTGCAAAAGGCGGAGTGGACCGTGGCCAGCGTGGAGCGGCGCGAGCAACAGCGCCGGCCGCTGGCGCCCTTTACCACCAGCAAGTTCCAGCAGGACGCCTCACGCAAGCTGGGACTTCCGGTGCGGGTGGCCATGGGCATCGCGCAGAAGCTCTACATGGGCGTGGATCTGGGGGACGAAGGTTCGGTGGGCCTGATCACCTACATGCGCACAGATTCGGTGCGGGTGGCGAATGAAGCCATCCACGAAGCGCGCGACTACATCACCCGCGAGTTCGGCCGGCAGAACCTGCCCGAGGCGCCCAACATCTATCGCTCGAAGAAAGGCGGCGCCACCCAGGATGCGCACGAAGCCATCCGGCCGACGTCGGTGGAGCGCACGCCCGAGATGGCGCGGCGGTATCTGCAGCCCAACGAGTTCCGCGTGTACAACCTGGTGTGGCAGCGCTTCGTGGCCTCGCAGATGACGCCCGCGATGTACGACCGCACGATGGTGGAGATCGAGGCCAAGGCGGGCGGCGAGACCGCCAACTTCCGCGTGACCGGTTCGGTGCTGAAGTCGCCCGGCTTCCTGGCGGTGTACGAGGCGGCCAAGGAAGGCAAGGACGAAGCCGACGAAGAACTTGAGCACAGCCTTCCGCCGCTGGAGGCAGGCCAGCGGCTCCAGCTGCAAGGGCTGAAGCCGGAGCAGCACTTCACCGAACCGCCGCCGCGCTACAACGAGGCCTCGCTGGTCAAGGAGTTGGAGGAGCGCGGCGTGGGCCGCCCCTCGACCTACGCGCAGATCATCAGCAGCATCCAGGACCGCGGGTACGTGATCAAGCACGAACGGCGCTTCGCGCCCACCGAAACCGGCGAGGTGGTGTCCGAGCTGCTGGTGAAGAACTTCGGAGACATCTTCGATCCCAACTATACCGCTCGCCTGGAGGAGGAACTGGACGACATCGAAGAGGGCCGCGAGAAATGGACCGTGGCCATGGGGGACTTCTACAGCAAGCTGGAGAAGGACATCCGCATCGCCGAGAAGAAGATGGAAAACATCAAGACCATGAAGAAGCCGACCAGCGAGAAGTGCGAACGCTGCGGCTCGCCCATGGTGGAGCGCTGGGGACGCCACGGCTGGTTCTTGGCCTGCAGCACGTACGACCGGAAAAAGAAGGGAAGCTGCGACTTCACCCGCGAGAAGCCGGACAAGGAACTCACGGTGGACGCCGACACCGAAGAGGAGATTTGCGAGGAATGCGGGCAGCCCATGGTGCTGCGCCGCGGGCGCTTCGGGCAGTTCCTGGCCTGCACGTCGTATCCCAAGTGCCGCACCACCCGGCGGCTCGACCAGGGCAAGCGCGTGCCGGACATCCCCCTGGACGAGAAGTGCCCGCAGTGCGGCCGCAACATGGTGATGCGTCACGGGCGCTTCGGGGAGTTCACCTCCTGCTCCGGCTACCCGGAGTGCAAGTACATCAAGCAGAACTTCATCGGGATGAAGTGCCCGGAGTGCAAGCAGGGCGAGCTGGTGGAGAAGAAGGCGCGGCAACGCGGCAACCTCTTCTATGGTTGCGGGCGCTACCCGGAGTGCAAGTTCACCTCCAACTGGAAGCCGGTGGCGGAGAAGTGTCCGCAGTGCGGCAGCGAGTATCTGGTGGAGAAGATGCTGAAAGCGGGCCCGGTGCTGGCCTGTCCCAACGCTCGCCGTTCGGAGTCGGAAGAGGACGAGCCCCGGCCGCGCGCTCGCAAGGGCAAGGCCGCCGGCAAGGAAGCCGCCGTCAAATGTGACTACTCCCGGCCGCTGCCGGCGCCGGTGGCGGCGGTCTGA
- a CDS encoding DNA-processing protein DprA has product MEHFGGVESVFRASLTELEAAGLEVASAQSLATGKPMELAEREAISAAAAGAELLTLDDPGYPARLRQIYDPPVALYVRGDAAALTRPSLAIVGTRHPTPYGLGMAQRLSCDLANRGLVIVSGLARGIDAAAHRGAITAKGCTVAIFGTGIDVMYPRENKKIAESMLRLGGHG; this is encoded by the coding sequence GTGGAGCACTTCGGCGGCGTAGAGAGCGTCTTCCGCGCATCCCTGACCGAGCTGGAAGCCGCTGGTCTGGAAGTGGCGTCGGCGCAATCGCTGGCCACGGGCAAGCCAATGGAACTGGCGGAAAGGGAAGCAATCAGCGCCGCGGCTGCCGGCGCAGAGTTGCTCACGCTCGACGACCCCGGCTATCCCGCCCGCCTGCGACAGATCTACGACCCGCCAGTGGCGCTCTACGTCCGGGGTGACGCCGCGGCGCTCACCCGGCCGTCGCTGGCTATAGTGGGCACGCGGCATCCCACGCCCTACGGGCTGGGAATGGCGCAGCGGCTCTCCTGCGACCTGGCCAACCGCGGTCTGGTGATCGTCAGCGGGCTGGCCCGAGGCATCGATGCCGCCGCCCACCGCGGCGCAATCACCGCCAAAGGATGCACGGTCGCCATCTTCGGCACCGGCATTGACGTGATGTATCCCCGCGAGAACAAGAAGATCGCCGAGAGCATGCTCAGGCTGGGCGGGCATGGGTGA